One Castanea sativa cultivar Marrone di Chiusa Pesio chromosome 4, ASM4071231v1 DNA window includes the following coding sequences:
- the LOC142631881 gene encoding ABC transporter A family member 2-like: MNLQRGFPLLRQQYTALLKKNLLLSWRNKRSTFLQLFSSFFFIFLIFCIQKAIQARFASSADFQSITDPATLVSPPIPPCEDKFYVKIPCYDFVWSGNDSTIAQGIAAKIMANNPGRPIPQTKVMSFRTPSDVDAWLMSDPMRCPGALHFAQRNATVISYSIQTNSTPVAVRGNYEDPTFKFQIPLQIAAEREIARYLIGDPNFSWIVGFKEFAHPAIDSFSAVGSVGPTFFLATAMFAFVFQTSSLITEKELKLRQAMSMMGLYDTAYWLSWFTWEVALTLLSSLFIVLFGMMFQFDFFLHNSFLVVYLVFFLFQLNMIGFAFMLSAFISKSAASTTVGFSIFIVGFLTQLVTVFGFPYSHRFNNTWRYIWSLFPPNLLAEALTLLARATSTPNDPGISWSRRAQCAPNDTECKMTINKIYIWLIATFLVWFVLAIYFDNIIPNASGVRKSVFYFLNPGYWTGKGGSKVKEGGICNCIGSVPKHEQITPDDEDVLEEENIVKHQTKEGMVDSNVAVQIRGLVKTYPGTRDCNCCCRCKKTPPYHALRGLMVNFEKDQLFCLLGPNGAGKTTVINCLTGITPVTGGDALIYGHSIQSSVGMSNIRRIIGVCPQFDILWDALSGREHLHLFATIKGLPCASIKSIGEKLLAEVRLTEAAKMRAGSYSGGMKRRLTVAIALIGDPKLVILDEPTTGMDPITRRHVWDIIMDAKKGCAIVLTTHSMEEADILSDRIGIMAKGRLRCIGTSIRLKSKFGTGFIANVSFSGINNGQTPQNRSPPNGAAVSATPDHEAVKQFFKDHLDVEPKEENKSFLTFVIPHDRESLLKKFFKELQDRQGEFGISDIQLGLTTLEEVFLNIAKQAELESAAAEGRMETLTLTSGASVQVPVGARFVGIPGTESEEKPRGIMVEVYWEQDDSGALCISGHSDEIPVPPNVQPKPVTGSGRNYLCRSGPVHGIVIEPNQI; encoded by the exons ATGAATTTACAGCGCGGTTTTCCGCTGCTACGGCAGCAATACACCGCGCTCTTGAAGAAGAACCTGCTGCTCTCATGGCGGAACAAGCGGTCCACGTTCCTCCAGCTCTTCTCCTCCTTCTTTTTCATCTTCCTCATATTCTGCATCCAGAAAGCCATCCAGGCTCGCTTCGCTTCCTCCGCGGATTTCCAGAGCATTACCGATCCCGCCACCCTCGTCTCGCCGCCGATCCCGCCTTGCGAGGACAAGTTTTACGTCAAGATTCCTTGCTACGACTTTGTGTGGAGTGGAAATGACAGCACCATTGCTCAGGGGATTGCCGCTAAGATCATGGCTAACAATCCTGGCAGACCTATTCCTCAGACAAAG GTCATGTCATTTAGAACACCAAGTGATGTAGATGCATGGCTAATGAGTGATCCAATGAGGTGTCCAGGAGCTTTGCATTTTGCTCAAAGAAATGCTACTGTGATTAGCTACAGCATACAGACTAATTCAACTCCAGTTGCAGTGCGAGGCAATTATGAAGATCCcacttttaaatttcaaataccaCTTCAAATTGCTGCAGAGCGCGAGATTGCGAGATATCTGATTGGAG ATCCAAACTTCAGCTGGATTGTAGGATTTAAGGAATTTGCACACCCTGCAATTGATAGTTTCTCTGCAGTGGGTTCAGTAGGACCAACTTTTTTCCTTGCAACAGCCATGTTTGCTTTTGTGTTTCAAACCAGTTCTTTGATCACAGAGAAAGAACTTAAACTTCGCCAG GCAATGTCTATGATGGGTCTTTATGATACTGCTTACTGGCTCTCATGGTTCACATGGGAAGTAGCTCTTACGCTTCTCTCATCACTTTTCATAGTTCTCTTTGGGATGATGTTCCAGTTTGATTTTTTCTTGCACAACAGTTTTCTAGTTGTGTACCTtgtgttctttcttttccaaCTCAATATG ATTGGATTTGCATTCATGTTGTCGGCCTTCATTAGCAAGTCAGCTGCATCCACAACAGTGGGTTTCTCAATATTTATTGTTGGATTTTTGACTCAG CTTGTAACAGTATTTGGATTCCCATACAGTCATAGATTCAATAATACCTGGAGATATATATGGTCCTTATTCCCACCTAATCTTCTTGCTGAAGCTCTTACTCTGCTTGCTCGTGCAACCTCAACTCCTAATGATCCTGGGATTAGCTGGAGTAGACGGGCCCAGTGTGCACCAAATGATACAGAGTGTAAAATGACCATT AATAAGATATACATATGGCTCATTGCCACATTCTTGGTGTGGTTTGTATTGGCTATCTACTTCGATAATATTATACCAAATGCATCTGGTGTGAGAAAATCAGTATTTTACTTCCTAAACCCTGGGTACTGGACTGGGAAAGGTGGAAGCAAAGTGAAAG AGGGTGGAATTTGTAATTGCATAGGTTCTGTCCCAAAGCATGAGCAAATTACCCCAGATGATGAAGATGTCCTTGAAGAGGAAAACATAGTAAAACATCAAACAAAGGAAGGCATGGTTGATTCAAATGTTGCAGTTCAGATACGCGGTCTTGTAAAGACATATCCTGGAACTAGGGATTGTAATTGTTGCTGTAGATGCAAGAAGACTCCACCTTATCATGCTCTTAGG GGGCTAATGGTGAATTTTGAAAAGGATCAGTTATTTTGTCTTCTTGGACCTAATGGAGCTGGAAAAACTACGGTAATTAATTGTTTGACAGGCATTACACCTGTGACTGGTGGAGATg CATTGATTTATGGACATTCAATCCAAAGCTCAGTTGGCATGTCAAACATTCGAAGAATTATTGGAGTCTGTCCCCAG tttgataTCCTTTGGGATGCATTATCTGGTCGAGAGCACCTCCACCTCTTTGCTACTATTAAAGGCCTACCCTGTGCTTCTATCAAATCG ATTGGTGAGAAGTTGTTGGCAGAAGTGAGACTCACTGAGGCTGCCAAAATGAGAGCTGGGAGTTATAGTGGCGGAATGAAACGTCGCCTCACTGTTGCAATAGCCCTTATTGGTGATCCGAAGTTAGTCATTTTAGATGAACCG ACAACTGGTATGGATCCAATAACAAGGAGGCATGTATGGGACattataatggatgcaaagAAAGGGTGTGCCATTGTCCTAACAACACACTCAATGGAAGAAGCTGACATTTTAAGTGACCGCATAGGAATCATGGCCAAGGGTAGGCTTCGCTGCATTGGAACCTCAATCAGGTTGAAGTCAAAATTTGGCACTGGTTTCATAGCTAATGTTAGCTTTTCTGGAATCAACAATGGACAAACTCCTCAGAATCGTTCTCCTCCCAATGGGGCTGCAGTTTCTGCAACTCCTGACCATGAGGCTGTGAAGCAGTTCTTTAAAGAT CATTTGGATGTAGAACCAAAAGAGGAGAATAAATCCTTTTTGACTTTTGTGATTCCTCATGATAGAGAGAGTCTTTTAAAG AAATTTTTCAAGGAGCTCCAAGATAGACAAGGGGAATTTGGTATATCTGACATTCAACTTGGTCTTACAACCCTTGAAGAAGTTTTCTTGAATATTGCAAAGCAAGCAGAGCTAGAGAGTGCGGCAGCCGAAGGGAGGATGGAAACTCTGACTTTAACATCTGGAGCCTCAGTTCAG GTACCTGTAGGAGCTAGGTTTGTGGGGATTCCAGGAACAGAATCTGAAGAGAAACCTAGAGGAATTATGGTAGAAGTGTATTGGGAGCAAGATGATTCTGGTGCCCTCTGCATTTCTGGCCACTCGGACGAAATTCCAGTGCCTCCAAATGTCCAACCAAAACCAGTAACAGGTTCTGGAAGAAATTACTTATGCCGGTCAGGACCAGTTCATGGAATTGTGATTGAACCCAATCAAATTTAG
- the LOC142631308 gene encoding protein IQ-DOMAIN 31 isoform X2 — MGKSPGKWIKAVLFGKKSSKSNVSKGREKFTNEREVLVPAKASEVSLGLDPPVTSHLTPNTIGRNVGRLESENKEATDSSHDGGNVLPGNQEIDETGSTPQDALYDPEKIRLEQAATKAQAAFRGYLARRAFWALKGIIRLQALIRGHLVRRQGVATLSCMLGIVKFQALVRGRRDRHSDLGLEVHKKCILVKQENKPVVLVGVDLSARIAKLSPNAFVRKLLASSPNVMPLHLHYDSREPNSVPSWLERWTSSRFWRPVPQPKKIVDSKSQRKQGNGQTVEAQIVKSKRTTRRLPVANFDGASVQATSEPDKPKRNPKKVASHSVDSLQENPQFELEKVKRNLRKVHNPVVENSVQAEVDTEKPKQSIEKAFTNSSQDVLEREMNSSAEKISAEKMKRETTLTTSKVPDVETPPEPLAMKEASDLPHNNDQAAAESKPLTESFGKDKNTYGDEAAVESNILIESSAKTENIPITNGELSQKEDLASNENQKSSRKASIPVKQERAENGLQSSPSLPSYMAATESAKAKLRAQGSPRLGQEVVEKNNVTRRHSLPSSTNSKISSQSPRTQRPVQSGGKGGHKSERSLVSSRDGNVKVNQAEWKR; from the exons ATGGGAAAATCACCCGGAAAATGGATCAAAGCCGTGCTTTTTGGGAAGAAGTCATCGAAATCTAATGTTTCAAAAGGAAGAGAG AAATTTACGAATGAGAGAGAGGTCTTGGTTCCTGCCAAGGCATCGGAAGTTAGTTTGGGTTTGGATCCTCCCGTGACTTCACATCTGACCCCCAATACGATTGGTAGAAATGTGGGGAGGTTGGAATCAGAGAACAAGGAAGCTACGGACTCATCGCATGATGGGGGAAATGTTTTGCCAGGGAATCAAGAGATAGATGAAACAGGATCCACACCCCAAGATGCACTGTATGATCCTGAGAAGATTAGGCTGGAGCAAGCTGCAACAAAGGCACAGGCTGCTTTTCGGGGTTATTTG GCTCGCCGGGCATTTTGGGCCCTCAAAGGCATAATAAGGTTGCAGGCACTTATTCGTGGGCACTTGGTTAGGAGGCAAGGTGTTGCTACTTTGTCCTGTATGCTGGGAATTGTCAAGTTCCAGGCACTTGTTCGGGGAAGAAGGGACAGACATTCTGATCTTGGGCTTGAAGTACATAAAAAATGCATTCTGGTTAAGCA GGAAAACAAGCCTGTGGTTCTCGTTGGAGTTGATTTGTCTGCACGAATTGCAAAGCTGTCCCCAAATGCTTTTGTTCGTAAG CTCCTTGCTTCGTCGCCAAATGTGATGCCTCTGCACCTTCATTATGATTCTCGAGAACCAAATTCGGTCCCTAGCTGGTTAGAGCGCTGGACATCATCCCGCTTTTGGAGACCAGTTCCACAACCAAAGAAAATTGTGGACTCAAAATCTCAGAGAAAGCAGGGTAATGGTCAAACTGTAGAAGCTCAAATAGTCAAGTCAAAGCGCACTACCCGGAGACTCCCTGTTGCCAATTTTGATGGTGCCTCAGTGCAAGCAACCTCTGAACCCGATAAACCCAAACGTAATCCGAAGAAAGTTGCCAGCCATTCAGTAGATTCATTACAGGAAAATCCACAATTTGAGCTTGAAAAGGTCAAACGTAATTTGAGGAAGGTTCATAACCCTGTAGTAGAGAACTCTGTCCAGGCAGAGGTTGATACCGAGAAACCAAAGCAGAGTATTGAAAAGGCATTTACCAATTCAAGTCAAGATGTTTTAGAACGGGAAATGAATAGTTCTGCTGAGAAAATCTCTgctgagaaaatgaaaagagagacAACCTTGACTACGTCCAAAGTGCCTGATGTAGAAACACCTCCTGAACCATTAGCGATGAAAGAGGCATCTGACTTACCACATAATAATGATCAAGCTGCAGCGGAATCAAAACCTCTAACAGAGAGCTTTGGTAAAGATAAAAATACTTATGGTGACGAAGCTGCAGTGGAGTCGAATATTTTAATAGAGAGCAGTGCTAAAACTGAGAACATTCCCATAACAAATGGAGAGCTCAGCCAAAAGGAAGATTTGGCAAGCAACGAGAATCAGAAATCCAGCCGGAAAGCTTCTATTCCAGTAAAGCAAGAACGTGCAGAGAATGGTTTACAGAGCAGTCCATCATTGCCCAGCTacatggcagcaactgaatctGCAAAGGCAAAGCTGAGAGCTCAAGGCTCCCCAAGGTTGGGACAAGAAGTGGTTGAAAAAAATAACGTCACAAGGCGTCATTCTCTGCCCTCTTCAACTAATAGTAAGATCAGTTCACAGTCACCAAGAACGCAGAGACCGGTGCAATCTGGTGGCAAAGGGGGACATAAAAGCGAAAGATCTCTTGTGTCTTCAAGAGATGGAAATG TGAAGGTAAACCAAGCTGAGTGGAAAAGGTAA
- the LOC142631308 gene encoding protein IQ-DOMAIN 31 isoform X1 → MGKSPGKWIKAVLFGKKSSKSNVSKGREKFTNEREVLVPAKASEVSLGLDPPVTSHLTPNTIGRNVGRLESENKEATDSSHDGGNVLPGNQEIDETGSTPQDALYDPEKIRLEQAATKAQAAFRGYLARRAFWALKGIIRLQALIRGHLVRRQGVATLSCMLGIVKFQALVRGRRDRHSDLGLEVHKKCILVKHQENKPVVLVGVDLSARIAKLSPNAFVRKLLASSPNVMPLHLHYDSREPNSVPSWLERWTSSRFWRPVPQPKKIVDSKSQRKQGNGQTVEAQIVKSKRTTRRLPVANFDGASVQATSEPDKPKRNPKKVASHSVDSLQENPQFELEKVKRNLRKVHNPVVENSVQAEVDTEKPKQSIEKAFTNSSQDVLEREMNSSAEKISAEKMKRETTLTTSKVPDVETPPEPLAMKEASDLPHNNDQAAAESKPLTESFGKDKNTYGDEAAVESNILIESSAKTENIPITNGELSQKEDLASNENQKSSRKASIPVKQERAENGLQSSPSLPSYMAATESAKAKLRAQGSPRLGQEVVEKNNVTRRHSLPSSTNSKISSQSPRTQRPVQSGGKGGHKSERSLVSSRDGNVKVNQAEWKR, encoded by the exons ATGGGAAAATCACCCGGAAAATGGATCAAAGCCGTGCTTTTTGGGAAGAAGTCATCGAAATCTAATGTTTCAAAAGGAAGAGAG AAATTTACGAATGAGAGAGAGGTCTTGGTTCCTGCCAAGGCATCGGAAGTTAGTTTGGGTTTGGATCCTCCCGTGACTTCACATCTGACCCCCAATACGATTGGTAGAAATGTGGGGAGGTTGGAATCAGAGAACAAGGAAGCTACGGACTCATCGCATGATGGGGGAAATGTTTTGCCAGGGAATCAAGAGATAGATGAAACAGGATCCACACCCCAAGATGCACTGTATGATCCTGAGAAGATTAGGCTGGAGCAAGCTGCAACAAAGGCACAGGCTGCTTTTCGGGGTTATTTG GCTCGCCGGGCATTTTGGGCCCTCAAAGGCATAATAAGGTTGCAGGCACTTATTCGTGGGCACTTGGTTAGGAGGCAAGGTGTTGCTACTTTGTCCTGTATGCTGGGAATTGTCAAGTTCCAGGCACTTGTTCGGGGAAGAAGGGACAGACATTCTGATCTTGGGCTTGAAGTACATAAAAAATGCATTCTGGTTAAGCACCAG GAAAACAAGCCTGTGGTTCTCGTTGGAGTTGATTTGTCTGCACGAATTGCAAAGCTGTCCCCAAATGCTTTTGTTCGTAAG CTCCTTGCTTCGTCGCCAAATGTGATGCCTCTGCACCTTCATTATGATTCTCGAGAACCAAATTCGGTCCCTAGCTGGTTAGAGCGCTGGACATCATCCCGCTTTTGGAGACCAGTTCCACAACCAAAGAAAATTGTGGACTCAAAATCTCAGAGAAAGCAGGGTAATGGTCAAACTGTAGAAGCTCAAATAGTCAAGTCAAAGCGCACTACCCGGAGACTCCCTGTTGCCAATTTTGATGGTGCCTCAGTGCAAGCAACCTCTGAACCCGATAAACCCAAACGTAATCCGAAGAAAGTTGCCAGCCATTCAGTAGATTCATTACAGGAAAATCCACAATTTGAGCTTGAAAAGGTCAAACGTAATTTGAGGAAGGTTCATAACCCTGTAGTAGAGAACTCTGTCCAGGCAGAGGTTGATACCGAGAAACCAAAGCAGAGTATTGAAAAGGCATTTACCAATTCAAGTCAAGATGTTTTAGAACGGGAAATGAATAGTTCTGCTGAGAAAATCTCTgctgagaaaatgaaaagagagacAACCTTGACTACGTCCAAAGTGCCTGATGTAGAAACACCTCCTGAACCATTAGCGATGAAAGAGGCATCTGACTTACCACATAATAATGATCAAGCTGCAGCGGAATCAAAACCTCTAACAGAGAGCTTTGGTAAAGATAAAAATACTTATGGTGACGAAGCTGCAGTGGAGTCGAATATTTTAATAGAGAGCAGTGCTAAAACTGAGAACATTCCCATAACAAATGGAGAGCTCAGCCAAAAGGAAGATTTGGCAAGCAACGAGAATCAGAAATCCAGCCGGAAAGCTTCTATTCCAGTAAAGCAAGAACGTGCAGAGAATGGTTTACAGAGCAGTCCATCATTGCCCAGCTacatggcagcaactgaatctGCAAAGGCAAAGCTGAGAGCTCAAGGCTCCCCAAGGTTGGGACAAGAAGTGGTTGAAAAAAATAACGTCACAAGGCGTCATTCTCTGCCCTCTTCAACTAATAGTAAGATCAGTTCACAGTCACCAAGAACGCAGAGACCGGTGCAATCTGGTGGCAAAGGGGGACATAAAAGCGAAAGATCTCTTGTGTCTTCAAGAGATGGAAATG TGAAGGTAAACCAAGCTGAGTGGAAAAGGTAA
- the LOC142631870 gene encoding putative metallophosphoesterase At3g03305 codes for MVLEMEKQFQLSRVCWGFGKMGTILTLVMLLCLCLTTNSHEAARIIEQQEQEQEEAERQGFSSKPNWNNNNNNNRRVIDVKGGPESVVWVVQLSDLHFSVHNPDRALDFNTIVGPALSMINPSLVLITGDLTDGKSKDLLTMKQIEEEWVEYQNTMEDVIKRSGLDKNIFFDLRGNHDNFGVPAVGGSFDFFSKYSINGQLGRHGSVNSVTLQTSERKHLFVGFDSTMSFGLRGPTNLFGHPTDQLLAELDLELSQWNSQSIKPVTKISFGHFPLSFSASSNSGKSLKDIFLKHSLSAYLCGHLHTRFGKNLKRHHQSIHHFLSLPKLLQFNIHQMSSGSTVNCSFEAPPVEEFWEWEMGDWRKSRAMRILAIDRGHVSYIDIDFKSGTRNTIVLPTFPLDSRLMSTSSSRRMYECQIMLPSSYDSVRALLFSVSPIVSVMARIFDTLPGHLYLVWESSMTKVVDNTTRGDLYTAPWNYKAFEDPSPDRYWLQIEVTDFLGRSTLTELRPFSVNGLSAKLSWTWREFSVMGCQWAALYNPVLWSTLYFIFFILLTPKALLIYSKKQYTFKTFIANKGFINGIAWVLQELCRVPILWYGMLGYLLHLIFLPWFSGQVFSDGKDREYMTYMGWVVKSSDGRGKHEYVGSPDIMVVVLPHLFFVVLPSILVIGFLAAERAIYREYFLSLSGKKEDDFDQGKMSFLLYGYQGIQNSKFSFGKRWIRKLLLVVCLAICWMHFKSCRALIKAYEMNPVIHFPGFSFLIPLLLAYAAYKSRNI; via the exons ATGGTGCTGGAAATGGAAAAGCAATTCCAGCTCTCAAGAGTGTGTTGGGGATTTGGGAAAATGGGTACCATTCTCACACTGGTGATGCTTCTATGCTTATGCCTCACCACCAATTCCCACGAAGCAGCAAGAATTattgaacaacaagaacaagaacaagaagaagcagaaagacaaggtttttcttcaaaacccaattggaataacaacaacaacaacaacaggagAGTGATAGATGTGAAGGGTGGTCCTGAATCAGTGGTGTGGGTGGTTCAGCTCTCTGATCTCCATTTCAGTGTCCACAACCCTGACAGGGCACTTGACTTCAACACCATTGTGGGCCCTGCTCTCTCCATGATCAACCCTTCCCTTGTCCTCATCACTGGTGATCTCACAG ATGGGAAAAGCAAAGATTTGTTAACAATGAAGCAAATTGAGGAGGAGTGGGTGGAATACCAGAACACAATGGAAGATGTTATAAAAAGGAGCGGACTTGACAAGAACATCTTCTTTGACCTTAGGGGGAATCATGATAATTTTGGTGTGCCAGCTGTTGGTGGttcatttgatttcttttcaaaatataGCATCAATGGGCAGTTAGGCAGACATGGAAGTGTCAACAGTGTCACTCTGCAG ACTAGTGAGCGGAAACATCTCTTTGTCGGCTTTGACAGCACAATGTCCTTTGGATTACGAGGTCCAACTAATCTTTTTGGGCATCCTACTGATCAACTATTAGCAGAATTAGATTTGGAGCTCTCGCAGTGGAATTCTCAATCAATAAAACCAGTGACCAAGATTTCCTTTGGGCATTTTCCACTTTCATTCTCAGCATCCTCAAATTCTGGAAAGAGCCTGAAAGATATTTTCCTCAAGCATTCACTATCAGCTTACCTATGTGGGCATCTCCACACTAGGTTTGGTAAGAATTTGAAGCGGCACCACCAGTCTATTCATCATTTTTTGTCCTTACCAAAGCTTTTACAGTTTAATATTCACCAAATGTCTTCTGGAAGTACTGTAAATTGTTCTTTTGAAGCCCCACCAGTTGAAGAATTCTGGGAGTGGGAGATGGGTGACTGGAGGAAGAGTCGAGCAATGCGAATTTTGGCCATTGATAGAGGTCATGTTTCATACATTGACATTGACTTTAAGTCAGGAACCAGAAATACAATTGTATTGCCCACATTTCCACTAGACTCACGCTTAATGTCAACATCTTCATCACGTCGCATGTATGAATGTCAAATTATGCTCCCATCATCTTATGACTCAGTTAGAGCTTTATTATTTTCTGTTTCTCCAATTGTGTCAGTCATGGCTAGGATTTTTGACACCTTACCTGGACATCTCTATTTGGTCTGGGAGTCATCTATGACAAAGGTTGTGGATAACACCACCAGGGGAGATCTTTATACTGCTCCATGGAATTACAAAGCATTTGAGGACCCATCTCCTGATAGATATTGGTTGCAAATTGAAGTGACTGACTTCTTGGGCAGATCAACTTTGACTGAATTGAGGCCATTTTCTGTTAATGGTCTAAGTGCAAAGCTCTCCTGGACATGGAGGGAATTTTCTGTCATGGGTTGTCAATGGGCTGCCTTGTATAACCCAGTACTATGGTCTactctttattttatattcttcaTTCTTCTTACTCCTAAAGCTCTTCTCATTTACTCAAAGAAGCAGTATACTTTCAAGACTTTCATTGCTAATAAAGGTTTCATAAATGGCATAGCATGGGTTTTACAAGAGTTGTGCAGGGTTCCCATATTATGGTATGGTATGTTAGGATACTTGCTCCATCTTATATTTCTCCCTTGGTTTAGCGGGCAAGTTTTCTCGGATGGCAAGGATAGGGAATACATGACTTATATGGGCTGGGTGGTTAAAAGTTCTGATGGAAGGGGAAAACATGAGTATGTTGGATCTCCAGATATTATGGTGGTGGTTCTTCCCCATCTATTCTTTGTGGTTTTGCCTTCCATATTGGTCATTGGATTTTTGGCTGCTGAAAGAGCGATCTATAGGGAATACTTTCTATCGCTTTCAGGAAAGAAAGAGGATGATTTTGATCAGGGGAAAATGAGTTTTCTATTGTATGGTTACCaaggcattcaaaattcaaaatttagtttTGGCAAGCGGTGGATACGAAAACTACTCTTGGTGGTATGCTTGGCAATTTGTTGGATGCATTTTAAG AGTTGCAGAGCCTTGATTAAAGCTTATGAGATGAACCCAGTGATTCATTTTCCGGGATTTAGCTTTTTAATCCCACTATTATTGGCATATGCTGCCTACAAGAGCAGGAATATCTAA
- the LOC142632291 gene encoding OVARIAN TUMOR DOMAIN-containing deubiquitinating enzyme 5-like, whose amino-acid sequence MEDTPEIEDKMSEAISDNASQKKVETRDEMLARHRKEISQLQNKEIELKKAAAKGSKAEQKAKKKHVEEEVSQLSAKLKEKHAKELASLGYSGSNGNGKGNIDTLVKAIAGVSVTSQPDQSKDSKPSKGAKRREKRAQEEAAREQRIQEEQSNIISDRMIENEKLERKLEPLGLTVTEIKPDGHCLYRAVENQLALLSDGSSPYTYQELREMVASYMRKHVSDFIPFFLSENVLEGDSDNSVTERFENYCKEVESTAAWGGQLELGALTHCLRKHIMILSGSFPDVEMGKEYKSDDGNGSSNSSIMLSYHKHAFGLGEHYNSVVPIVV is encoded by the exons ATGGAGGACACTCCagaaatagaagataaaatGTCTGAAGCAATTTCAGATAATGCGTCACAAAAGAAAGTGGAAACTCGTGATGAAATGCTTGCTAGGCACAG GAAAGAGATATCACAGCTGCAGAACAAGGAAATTGAGCTGAAAAAGGCAGCCGCCAAAGGTAGCAAGGCTGAACAGAAAGCTAAGAAGAAGCATGTGGAGGAAGAAGTTTCTCAACTTTCTGctaagcttaaagaaaaacatgcCAAAGAACTTGCTTCATTAGGCTATAGTGGCAGTAATGGAAATGGAAAAGGCAATATTGACACTTTGGTGAAAGCTATAGCTGGGGTTTCTGTTACCAGTCAACCTGACCAATCAAAGGATTCAAAGCCCAGCAAGGGTGCAAAGAGGCGAGAAAAAAGAGCTCAGGAAGAAGCCGCAAGAGAGCAAAGAATCCAAGAAGAGCAGAGCAATATTATAAGTGATCGAatgattgaaaatgagaaactgGAAAGAAAGCTTGAACCCCTTGGTTTGACTGTTACTGAAATAAAGCCAGATGGGCACTGCCTGTACCGAGCTGTTGAGAATCAGTTAGCCCTCCTCTCTGATGGTTCATCTCCTTATACATACCAAGAGCTTCGAGAAATGGTAGCTTCTTATATGAGGAAACATGTATCTGATTTCATCCCATTTTTCCTGTCAGAGAATGTGTTAGAGGGTGATTCTGATAATTCAGTTACAGAGAGATTTGAGAATTACTGCAAAGAAGTGGAGTCAACTGCGGCATGGGGTGGCCAACTAGAGCTTGGTGCTTTAACTCACTGCCTTAGAAAACATATCATGATATTATCGGGGTCTTTCCCTGATGTAGAGATGGGAAAGGAGTACAAATCCGATGATGGGAATGGTTCATCAAATTCAAGTATCATGTTGTCATACCATAAGCATGCCTTTGGGCTCGGTGAGCACTATAATTCTGTGGTGCCCATTGTAGTCTAA